A region from the uncultured Draconibacterium sp. genome encodes:
- a CDS encoding alpha-L-fucosidase, giving the protein MRIFFSTVILFLVTINVVAQERPFEKYNNTWATLWYHQTPEWFQDAKFGIYTHWTPTTIGCEKTGAGWYPFHMYQHDGTYGGKMQKQSDEPHKAYTYHVKTYGDPKDFGWKDVIKTFKPTKFDAKEWVDLFEKAGAKFAGPVAIHHGGYAMWNSEVTRWNANDMAGFDPSAELEKEIRKRGMKYIASFHHSHTWRYFIPSYQFDGSDPNYVDLYFEPHNYGDPLSPRFIKWWRGLLDEYLEKYDPDMVWFDMGSCDIPTTSVMYPFLAHYYNHAEDNNKEVAVTYKNYVAKLPGGTVDYEKGRVQTKQKGPWLTDDSVTPSWFCSGEDGTKNANDVIDILVDIVSKNGCLLLNIGPNSDGEISEYDKNVLLEIGKWLDVNGEAIYNTRTWDIAEEGPTNLGSDGGSFIEHEITYTNEDIRFTRNKANTILYATALQWAGEKMTIKTLAKSDLSSLKKATLLGSGKKLKWEQTEEGLVINMSQKPEYEHAYTIKLEFKNEIPAVK; this is encoded by the coding sequence ATGAGAATATTTTTTTCAACAGTAATTCTTTTTTTAGTTACCATAAATGTAGTGGCACAAGAAAGACCATTTGAAAAGTATAACAATACGTGGGCTACCTTGTGGTATCACCAAACGCCGGAATGGTTTCAAGATGCTAAGTTTGGTATTTATACCCATTGGACACCCACAACTATTGGATGTGAAAAAACAGGAGCAGGGTGGTATCCTTTTCATATGTACCAGCACGATGGAACATATGGTGGTAAGATGCAAAAGCAAAGCGATGAACCTCATAAGGCTTATACTTACCATGTAAAAACCTATGGCGACCCTAAAGACTTTGGCTGGAAAGATGTAATAAAAACATTTAAGCCAACTAAGTTTGATGCAAAGGAATGGGTTGATTTGTTTGAAAAAGCGGGGGCAAAGTTTGCCGGTCCTGTTGCCATTCATCATGGTGGATATGCAATGTGGAATAGCGAGGTAACGCGTTGGAATGCTAACGATATGGCTGGTTTTGACCCATCGGCTGAGTTAGAAAAAGAAATTCGGAAACGAGGGATGAAATACATTGCATCATTTCATCATAGTCATACCTGGCGGTATTTTATTCCTTCTTACCAATTTGATGGTTCTGACCCAAACTATGTTGATCTATATTTTGAACCACACAATTATGGCGATCCCTTATCGCCACGGTTCATAAAATGGTGGAGAGGTTTGCTTGATGAATACCTTGAAAAGTATGATCCTGACATGGTGTGGTTCGATATGGGAAGCTGCGACATTCCTACAACATCGGTTATGTATCCGTTTTTGGCTCACTATTACAACCACGCAGAAGATAACAATAAAGAAGTAGCAGTAACCTACAAAAATTATGTAGCAAAGTTACCCGGAGGAACTGTGGATTATGAAAAAGGAAGGGTGCAAACAAAACAAAAAGGGCCCTGGTTAACCGATGATTCAGTGACTCCAAGTTGGTTTTGCTCCGGTGAAGATGGAACCAAAAATGCCAATGATGTTATTGATATCTTAGTAGATATTGTAAGTAAAAATGGGTGTTTACTGTTAAATATTGGGCCTAATTCAGACGGGGAAATTTCGGAATATGATAAAAATGTTTTGCTTGAAATTGGAAAATGGTTGGATGTTAACGGAGAAGCAATCTACAACACTCGAACATGGGACATTGCAGAAGAAGGACCAACAAATTTAGGGAGTGATGGCGGAAGTTTTATAGAACATGAGATAACCTACACCAACGAAGATATTCGTTTTACGCGCAATAAGGCAAATACAATTTTATATGCTACAGCATTACAATGGGCAGGCGAAAAAATGACCATTAAAACACTTGCCAAGTCCGATTTAAGCTCCTTGAAAAAGGCGACCTTACTGGGATCGGGTAAAAAATTAAAATGGGAACAAACCGAAGAAGGGCTGGTAATAAATATGTCCCAAAAACCGGAATATGAGCATGCTTACACGATAAAACTGGAATTTAAAAACGAAATTCCTGCTGTGAAGTAA
- a CDS encoding alpha-L-fucosidase: MKTILLALGIIATIALNAQQTYTASWESLKNYEAPEWYEDAKLGFWVHWGVYSVPAFKGGHAAEWYGRWMYCQEDQSSRNNQGLATHLHHNEKYGPPEKFGYKDFIPQFRAENFNADEWAELCVRGGAKFFTMMGAHHDAFLLWDSKLSKWNSANMGPKRDLVGEMANAAKKKGLKFGVSNHTAWNYCFFQWNHINRYDATNPEYQDLYGNPIIQPSADTVRIASGETRKTWIPRSRGLAQPSERDMNRWLDRTKELADLYKPDLYYFDWGFNPEIWESRKQEFGAFYYNNAIEAGKGEYGKPEVVINYKGWATWQNGAAVRDFERGGMDDIADMVWQTDDCVYDDHNWGFVAGTPIKPTNMIVDQLMDIVSKRGVLMLSFAPKPDGTFPEEQKKMMLELGDWLAICGEAVYATRPYDIFGQVGTLWGERNETGMKMYTATTHDVRFTRNKENTILYATMLKWPENNKINIEALISIDLKNLNSIKLVGAKGKVKYKQSQNGLEITLPEKPDYDYAYPVKLEFKNEIPAVK; this comes from the coding sequence ATGAAAACAATATTACTGGCTCTGGGGATAATCGCAACAATTGCTCTAAATGCCCAACAAACCTACACCGCTTCCTGGGAATCTCTCAAGAATTACGAAGCCCCGGAATGGTACGAAGATGCGAAACTAGGATTTTGGGTACACTGGGGAGTTTATTCTGTTCCGGCATTTAAAGGCGGACATGCTGCCGAATGGTACGGCAGATGGATGTATTGCCAGGAAGATCAAAGCAGCCGAAACAACCAGGGACTTGCCACTCATTTGCATCACAATGAGAAATACGGACCTCCTGAAAAATTTGGTTATAAAGATTTCATACCGCAATTTAGAGCAGAGAATTTCAATGCCGACGAATGGGCAGAACTTTGTGTGCGCGGTGGTGCGAAATTCTTTACCATGATGGGTGCACACCACGATGCATTTTTGCTATGGGACTCAAAACTCAGTAAATGGAATTCAGCCAACATGGGGCCCAAACGCGACCTTGTAGGTGAAATGGCAAATGCCGCAAAGAAGAAAGGGTTAAAATTTGGTGTATCGAACCATACGGCATGGAATTATTGCTTTTTCCAGTGGAATCATATCAACCGTTACGATGCCACAAATCCGGAATATCAGGATTTGTATGGAAACCCGATTATTCAGCCCAGTGCAGATACCGTTCGAATTGCAAGCGGTGAAACACGAAAAACATGGATTCCACGTTCACGGGGCTTAGCTCAGCCTTCAGAAAGGGATATGAACCGTTGGTTAGACCGCACCAAAGAATTGGCTGACTTATACAAACCCGACCTGTATTACTTCGACTGGGGTTTCAATCCTGAAATCTGGGAATCGCGTAAACAGGAGTTTGGTGCTTTCTACTATAACAATGCCATTGAGGCCGGGAAAGGTGAATATGGGAAACCTGAGGTAGTAATTAATTATAAAGGTTGGGCTACCTGGCAAAATGGAGCAGCCGTACGTGACTTTGAGCGTGGAGGGATGGACGACATAGCAGACATGGTTTGGCAAACCGACGATTGCGTTTACGACGATCACAACTGGGGGTTTGTTGCCGGCACACCCATAAAACCTACCAACATGATTGTTGATCAGCTTATGGACATTGTGAGCAAACGTGGTGTTTTAATGCTTTCCTTCGCTCCTAAACCGGATGGGACATTTCCTGAAGAACAAAAGAAAATGATGCTCGAATTGGGCGACTGGTTAGCCATTTGCGGTGAAGCGGTATATGCTACCCGCCCGTACGATATTTTTGGTCAAGTGGGAACCCTTTGGGGAGAACGAAATGAAACAGGGATGAAAATGTACACCGCTACAACACATGACGTTCGATTTACCAGAAATAAAGAAAATACAATTTTGTATGCAACCATGTTAAAATGGCCCGAAAACAACAAAATAAATATTGAGGCACTGATTTCCATCGATTTAAAAAATCTGAATTCAATCAAATTGGTTGGTGCCAAAGGGAAAGTAAAATATAAGCAAAGCCAAAACGGATTGGAAATTACATTGCCCGAAAAGCCGGATTATGATTATGCTTACCCGGTAAAACTGGAATTTAAAAACGAAATTCCCGCAGTGAAGTAA
- a CDS encoding glycoside hydrolase N-terminal domain-containing protein produces MNTKKLDLCIGGGRNIFSMLAKVCFQICMIGICLLIGCQSNQERKAGTHINYSTTPATKWQHAMVSGNGVQGIMVMGNPKKERIILNHEFCYEFLGTEDYLPPNYSNIVNDIKQLHLERKYLEADNLFKKTLEEKGFPGMLITDPYHPAATLVIEQDFNGEAQNYCRSTNYTNGELQVKWDNGKAEYKRASFVSRPDDVIVTRIESSQEGDVNVSLCLENQFKLEVNEDKTWSNFIDDNIKRMYPDRLDELNTPLVHPVKQEVADNWMTFRVQYQIYDRGYEVISQVRNNKGTIEVKDGKIVVADANSVDVLTKVVFLEKFDDSQLETEKRNLNELSTYTELLTKHEKVHGEIFGRVKLNLDKTGFTDGANEELIAWEKNNDAINPYLLEKVFNMGLYGLLSSSGKNPPNLVGMWTGEWRPIWSGDFTTDANVNLQISAANLAGMKEAIEAYTQMLERIAPDWEVNAKYLFNCRGYCAGSRTSGRRNFQSHVGKWGIHAWTAGAAWLLYPCYEYVLCSGDIEFLEKRLLPMMDKTALFFEDFLDTYDENGNFLISPSWSPENLPANQKVRAVANATMDIAVIRQLLGYMIYEYEKRGIQPERVANWKKILEKLPPYLINNDGALKEWARDDVADNYNHRHVSHLYGAWPGFEFTPEETPELFKAANIALEKRERGDGSAHGAMITALHAARLKRADLVYENLSYLLENGYFYRSLVTSHNPENKIYNTDALHSLPAVVIESLIYSRPGTIEFLPAWSEKLPKGKIEGVACRTQAVVDFLEWNFQEKELNATITSLQNQKIKLQLRKKIISAEVNGKEVGITGDFIILNFEKDEQLNINVNWE; encoded by the coding sequence ATGAATACAAAGAAATTAGACTTATGTATAGGTGGGGGCAGAAATATCTTTTCGATGCTTGCAAAAGTCTGTTTCCAAATTTGCATGATTGGTATTTGTTTGCTAATAGGATGTCAATCAAACCAGGAAAGAAAAGCAGGAACGCATATTAATTACAGCACAACTCCTGCAACCAAGTGGCAGCATGCCATGGTTAGCGGGAATGGTGTTCAAGGAATTATGGTGATGGGAAATCCCAAAAAAGAACGAATCATTCTTAACCATGAGTTTTGTTACGAGTTTTTAGGAACAGAAGACTACCTGCCTCCCAATTATTCCAACATCGTAAACGACATCAAACAGCTACATCTTGAACGAAAGTACCTCGAAGCTGATAATCTGTTTAAAAAGACTTTGGAAGAAAAGGGCTTTCCCGGAATGTTGATAACAGACCCTTATCATCCGGCTGCAACATTGGTTATTGAACAGGATTTTAACGGCGAAGCTCAAAACTATTGTCGGTCAACAAATTATACCAATGGCGAGTTGCAGGTAAAATGGGACAATGGTAAAGCCGAATACAAAAGAGCATCCTTTGTTTCTCGCCCCGATGATGTTATTGTTACCCGAATTGAATCGTCCCAGGAGGGAGATGTAAATGTTAGCTTATGCCTTGAAAATCAATTTAAATTGGAAGTTAATGAGGATAAAACATGGAGCAATTTTATCGATGATAACATTAAACGAATGTATCCCGACCGATTGGATGAGTTAAATACTCCGTTAGTTCATCCTGTTAAGCAGGAAGTTGCTGACAATTGGATGACTTTTCGGGTACAGTACCAAATTTACGACAGGGGCTATGAAGTGATTTCGCAGGTTCGAAACAACAAAGGAACAATTGAAGTAAAAGATGGTAAGATTGTGGTTGCAGATGCAAACTCGGTTGATGTTTTAACCAAAGTGGTTTTTCTTGAAAAGTTCGACGATTCTCAACTGGAAACTGAAAAACGGAATCTTAATGAACTAAGTACTTACACAGAACTATTGACGAAGCATGAAAAAGTTCATGGTGAGATATTCGGACGAGTAAAACTGAATTTAGATAAAACCGGCTTTACAGACGGCGCTAACGAGGAGCTAATTGCATGGGAGAAAAACAACGACGCAATTAATCCATATCTTCTGGAGAAAGTGTTCAATATGGGTTTGTACGGTTTACTTTCAAGCAGTGGAAAAAATCCACCCAACCTGGTGGGGATGTGGACCGGTGAGTGGCGCCCGATTTGGTCGGGTGATTTTACAACCGATGCCAATGTAAATCTTCAAATTTCGGCAGCTAACCTGGCCGGAATGAAAGAAGCAATTGAGGCTTACACGCAAATGTTAGAACGTATTGCTCCTGATTGGGAGGTAAATGCAAAATATCTTTTCAATTGTCGAGGATATTGTGCTGGTTCCCGAACTTCGGGACGACGAAATTTTCAAAGCCACGTCGGGAAATGGGGCATACATGCCTGGACAGCCGGAGCAGCGTGGTTGTTGTACCCGTGTTACGAATATGTATTGTGCTCCGGAGATATCGAATTTCTTGAGAAAAGACTTCTCCCAATGATGGATAAAACGGCGTTGTTTTTCGAAGATTTTTTGGATACTTATGACGAAAATGGAAATTTCCTTATTTCACCTTCCTGGTCGCCCGAAAACTTGCCTGCCAATCAAAAGGTACGTGCAGTTGCAAACGCAACAATGGATATTGCTGTGATACGACAGCTTTTGGGGTATATGATTTATGAATACGAAAAACGAGGAATTCAACCTGAAAGAGTTGCCAATTGGAAAAAAATACTCGAAAAACTACCACCGTACTTAATCAATAACGATGGCGCACTAAAGGAATGGGCGCGGGATGATGTTGCAGACAATTACAATCATCGGCATGTATCTCATCTTTACGGGGCCTGGCCCGGTTTTGAGTTTACACCTGAAGAAACACCAGAACTTTTTAAAGCAGCGAATATCGCATTAGAAAAACGTGAGCGCGGCGATGGAAGTGCCCATGGAGCAATGATTACCGCCCTTCATGCTGCGCGATTAAAACGTGCAGACCTGGTGTACGAGAATTTATCTTATCTTCTTGAGAATGGTTATTTTTATCGAAGTTTGGTAACCAGCCATAATCCTGAAAATAAAATCTATAACACTGATGCATTGCATTCGTTGCCAGCTGTAGTTATCGAAAGTTTGATTTATTCTCGACCCGGAACAATTGAATTCTTACCAGCATGGTCGGAAAAACTTCCTAAAGGTAAAATTGAAGGGGTGGCATGTAGAACACAAGCAGTGGTTGATTTTTTAGAATGGAATTTTCAGGAAAAAGAACTTAATGCCACGATTACAAGCTTGCAAAATCAAAAAATTAAACTTCAACTTCGAAAGAAAATAATTTCAGCAGAAGTAAATGGGAAAGAGGTCGGGATTACAGGTGATTTTATTATCCTGAATTTTGAGAAAGATGAGCAACTCAACATCAACGTTAATTGGGAATAA
- a CDS encoding alpha-L-fucosidase, which translates to MERKFIILSIFLFCVSIISQGQIEEHYSADWESLSKHNQAPEWFADAKLGIYFHWGIYSVPAYNGAWYPFDMYRDGTKVKEYHTKTYGDPSEFSYHDFVPQFTAEHFDAADWAQLFKDAGAKFAGPCAQHHDGFALWDSRVNPWNAADRGPKQDITGKLEKAVKRQGMKFITTFHHARNLQRHKGDSTKWDTYTSHYAYHPNYATSSTNPDTAKLYGNIPEAEFHQYWFDQLKEVIDQYSPDIIWFDSWLKLIPEEYRQAFAAYYLNEAKKKKQEVVIAYKQKDMPASVGVLDIEQGGKKDLSESVWLTDITLSTKTWCYTKDQQYKSAAMVVRNMIDVWSKNGVVLLNVSPMANGIINQQQRVILREIGGWMNKYQEAIYETRAFDVYGFGTAKTKDGHFGGQTATTQYTAADGRFLKSKDEKTLYLFMLGKPTVGNVIELSQLAPHTFYPEKGIKRISVMGTDIEVPWKFGKRHIQITVPDAALDEIATVFKIELN; encoded by the coding sequence ATGGAACGAAAATTTATTATACTAAGCATTTTTCTTTTCTGTGTTTCAATCATTTCACAGGGACAGATAGAAGAGCATTATAGCGCCGATTGGGAATCATTATCAAAGCATAATCAGGCTCCCGAGTGGTTTGCTGATGCTAAACTGGGTATCTATTTTCATTGGGGGATTTATTCCGTACCTGCATACAATGGTGCGTGGTATCCTTTTGATATGTATCGCGACGGGACAAAGGTTAAAGAGTATCATACCAAAACTTACGGCGACCCTTCAGAATTTAGCTACCATGATTTTGTGCCTCAGTTTACTGCTGAACATTTTGATGCCGCAGATTGGGCACAGCTGTTTAAAGATGCCGGAGCAAAATTTGCCGGGCCATGTGCCCAACATCACGATGGTTTTGCTTTATGGGATAGTAGAGTAAATCCATGGAATGCAGCCGACCGCGGCCCGAAACAAGATATAACGGGCAAACTCGAAAAGGCGGTTAAAAGGCAAGGAATGAAATTTATTACAACGTTCCATCATGCCCGTAATTTGCAACGCCACAAGGGAGATTCTACAAAATGGGATACTTACACCAGTCATTATGCGTATCACCCCAATTATGCAACATCTTCAACAAACCCCGATACGGCAAAGCTTTACGGAAATATTCCTGAGGCAGAGTTTCATCAATATTGGTTCGACCAGTTAAAGGAAGTAATCGACCAGTATTCTCCTGATATCATTTGGTTTGATTCTTGGTTAAAGTTGATTCCCGAAGAATATAGACAAGCCTTTGCTGCATATTATTTAAATGAGGCTAAGAAGAAGAAGCAAGAGGTTGTAATTGCCTACAAGCAAAAGGATATGCCTGCTTCTGTGGGAGTGTTGGATATTGAGCAAGGAGGAAAGAAAGATTTATCGGAATCAGTTTGGTTAACAGATATAACCCTAAGTACAAAAACATGGTGTTATACAAAGGATCAGCAATATAAATCTGCAGCAATGGTTGTACGAAATATGATTGATGTGTGGAGTAAAAATGGAGTGGTTCTTCTTAATGTTTCTCCAATGGCTAATGGCATAATCAATCAGCAACAAAGAGTTATTCTTCGTGAAATAGGTGGTTGGATGAACAAGTATCAGGAGGCAATTTATGAAACACGTGCATTTGATGTTTACGGGTTTGGAACGGCAAAAACTAAAGATGGTCATTTTGGTGGGCAAACAGCCACTACCCAATACACTGCTGCTGATGGTCGCTTTTTAAAATCAAAAGATGAAAAAACGCTCTATCTATTTATGTTGGGTAAGCCGACAGTTGGAAATGTAATTGAGCTTTCACAATTGGCACCTCATACTTTTTATCCTGAAAAAGGAATAAAACGCATTTCAGTAATGGGAACAGATATCGAAGTACCTTGGAAGTTTGGAAAGCGTCATATACAAATTACTGTTCCGGATGCAGCTTTGGATGAAATTGCAACAGTATTTAAAATTGAGTTGAATTAA
- a CDS encoding Fic family protein, whose product MAYNAWNWMLKDWPQFSYDAKALEALEYQFSENSGTVFGVLKHLREESKDNFLVEVLSDEAIKTSEIEGEYLNRESVQSSIKKNFGLAVEKRKIPPAEFGISEMMVDLYLNYDLTLTHEQLFSWHKMICNGRRDIKDIGCYRTHEDPMQLVSGRLDLPKVHFEAPPSKIVPDEMERFVSWFNQIHQKDVNQKLLPLTKAGIAHLYFVSIHPFEDGNGRIGRAIAEKSIAQSTLRPSLISLSSTIDANKKSYYAFLEKSNTTLEITDWLVYFSETILEAQEHTLKRIDFLIEKIRFFDRFSSQLNERQLKVVKRLFDAGHKGFKGGLSANNYQTIAKASASTATRDLQDLINKQILIKTGTLKSTRYFLKFEPLKSSI is encoded by the coding sequence ATGGCTTATAATGCCTGGAATTGGATGCTTAAAGATTGGCCACAATTTTCTTATGATGCTAAGGCATTGGAAGCATTGGAATACCAATTTTCTGAAAATAGTGGTACCGTATTTGGCGTATTAAAGCACCTTCGGGAGGAATCAAAAGACAATTTCCTGGTAGAAGTTCTTAGTGATGAAGCTATAAAAACATCGGAAATTGAAGGAGAATATCTTAACCGAGAAAGTGTACAATCATCCATAAAGAAAAATTTTGGATTGGCTGTTGAAAAGAGAAAAATCCCACCAGCAGAATTTGGTATCTCTGAAATGATGGTTGATTTGTATCTCAATTACGACCTTACCTTAACCCATGAACAGCTGTTTTCCTGGCACAAAATGATATGCAATGGCAGACGGGACATAAAAGATATTGGTTGTTATCGTACGCATGAAGATCCGATGCAGCTTGTTTCGGGAAGACTGGATCTTCCTAAGGTTCATTTTGAAGCGCCTCCATCTAAAATTGTACCTGACGAAATGGAAAGATTTGTTTCCTGGTTCAACCAAATACATCAAAAAGATGTCAATCAAAAACTTCTACCTTTAACAAAAGCTGGAATAGCCCACCTCTATTTCGTAAGCATACACCCTTTTGAAGACGGCAACGGTAGAATCGGAAGGGCAATTGCAGAAAAGTCGATAGCACAAAGCACTTTACGACCATCATTAATTTCACTTTCTTCCACTATTGATGCCAATAAAAAGAGCTACTATGCTTTTCTTGAGAAAAGTAATACCACACTTGAAATTACTGATTGGCTTGTATATTTCTCAGAAACCATTCTTGAAGCACAGGAACATACATTAAAGCGAATAGATTTTTTGATAGAAAAAATCCGATTTTTTGACCGTTTCTCATCTCAACTAAATGAACGTCAATTAAAAGTTGTAAAAAGGCTCTTTGATGCAGGACATAAAGGTTTTAAAGGAGGATTAAGCGCTAACAATTACCAAACGATAGCCAAAGCTTCTGCCTCAACCGCCACAAGAGATTTACAGGATTTAATCAACAAACAAATACTGATTAAAACCGGCACATTAAAAAGTACAAGGTATTTTCTTAAATTTGAACCATTGAAATCTTCCATTTAA